A genomic window from Gossypium hirsutum isolate 1008001.06 chromosome D12, Gossypium_hirsutum_v2.1, whole genome shotgun sequence includes:
- the LOC121224378 gene encoding F-box protein At5g52880 isoform X2 codes for MSNRTERYQKLCLEESLSRIYQYPIACKELSFILRGAYANLPKPLQSLVFQHTLTAIRLLPEMQTGSAVAAAHFLLQSAEAAFPKQKKSLVVTEFKQAKVAHKRRSKAHREEKGPSQLPQDVLVHIFCLLDLQSLISAGLVCRSNNSSRTKTQWSGKSVNKDYTFWKENVITRTDIDWKETFKRAYGGTYSKKLMSSRGYCGYCDTIVWLKNLKCSNRQCDPKHENAQIKPISPHQIVDYLMDGYTSVISSSDSDSESDEEPVSRLWAYPKDIRRIEKKPLV; via the exons ATGTCAAATCGAACAGAGAGATACCAAAAGCTATGCCTTGAAGAATCACTCTCAAGAATCTATCAATACCCAATTGCATGTAAAGAGTTGAGCTTTATTCTCAGAGGCGCATATGCTAATCTCCCCAAGCCTCTCCAATCCCTCGTCTTTCAGCATACCCTTACCGCCATTCGTCTCCTTCCCGA AATGCAGACCGGTAGCGCCGTTGCAGCAGCTCATTTCCTACTTCAGAGTGCAGAAGCTGCCTTTCCGAAACAGAAGAAGAGTTTGGTCGTTACGGAGTTTAAGCAAGCAAAGGTTGCTCATAAAAGACGCAGTAAAGCACACAGGGAAGAGAAAG GGCCATCTCAATTGCCTCAAGATGTTCTTGTTCACATATTCTGTTTACTCGATTTGCAATCGTTAATTTCTGCAGGCCTAGTCTGCAG ATCAAACAATTCTTCTAGAACTAAGACACAGTGGAGTGGTAAATCGGTAAACAAGGATTATACATTTTGGAAGGAGAATGTGATTACTCGAACTGATATTGATTGGAAAGAGACCTTTAAAAGAGCATATGGAG GCACTTATTCAAAGAAATTAATGTCCAGTAGGGGATATTGCGGGTATTGCGACACGATAGTTTGGCTCAAGAACTTGAAGTGCTCAAACAGACAGTGTGACCCGAAACATGAAAATGCACAGATTAAGCCTATTTCACCCCACCAG ATCGTCGACTACTTAATGGATGGTTATACATCAGTGATATCCTCTTCAGATAGCGATAGCGAGTCGGATGAAGAGCCCGTTTCCAGATTATGGGCATATCCGAAAGACATACGTAGAATCGAGAAAAAGCCTCTTGTTTAG
- the LOC107944756 gene encoding meiotic spindle formation protein mei-1 isoform X2 encodes MLAKALAHYFESKLLLLDITDFSLKMQSKYGCTKKEFALKRSISEMTLERMNGLFGSFSLLSPREETNGTLRRPGSAIDIKSRAVEVSNNHPKLHRNFSAASDMSSISSASVTNPVHKRTSSWCFDQKLFLQSLYKVLVSVSETGSIILYLRDVEKLLLQSERLYNLFQKLLNKLPHSVLILGSRMLGPEDDYREVDERLSALFPYNIEIKPPEDENNLDSWKAKLEEDMKVLQAQDNRNHIAEVLAANDLECDDLGSICYADTMILGNYIEEIVVSAISYHLMNNKDPEYRNGKLVISSKSLSHGLNIFQEGKSCGKDTLKLETNAESSKEKEGEEAVSAKTEPKSDAAASESKSETEKSLSGVKKDGENPPAAKAPEVPPDNEFEKRIRPEVIPANEIGVTFADIGAMDDIKESLQELVMLPLRRPDLFNGGLLKPCRGILLFGPPGTGKTMLAKAIANEAGASFINVSMSTITSKWFGEDEKNVRALFTLAAKVAPTIIFVDEVDSMLGQRTRVGEHEAMRKIKNEFMTHWDGLLTKAGERILVLAATNRPFDLDEAIIRRFERRIMVGLPSIESREIILRTLLAKEKVEDLDFKELATMTEGYSGSDLKNLCITAAYRPVRELIKQERLKDQERKRREEASKNSEGASDTKDENEEEGVTALRPLNMEDMRQAKNQVAASFASEGSVMAELKQWNDLYGEGGSRKKEQLTYFL; translated from the exons ATGCTTGCCAAGGCTTTGGCACATTACTTTGAATCAAAGCTACTGCTTTTGGACATTACTGATTTTTCTCTTAAG ATGCAGAGCAAATACGGTTGTACCAAGAAAGAATTt GCTTTGAAGAGGTCCATCTCAGAGATGACTCTAGAGCGAATGAACGGCTTGTTTGGTTCCTTTTCGCTCCTATCGCCAAGAGAAGAAACAAATG GTACATTACGTCGACCTGGTAGCGCTATTGATATTAAGTCCAG GGCTGTGGAAGTTTCAAACAATCATCCAAAACTCCATAGAAATTTCTCTGCAGCATCTGATATGAGTAGCATCTCTTCGGCTTCTGTCACAAATCCAG TGCACAAGCGCACTAGCAGTTGGTGCTTCGATCAGAAACTCTTTCTGCAGTCACTTTACAAG GTTCTGGTTTCAGTATCAGAAACTGGCTCCATCATCTTATACCTGAGGGATGTTGAGAAGCTCCTCCTCCAATCAGAACGATTATATAATCTGTTTCAAAAGTTGTTGAACAAACTTCCACATTCAGTGCTGATACTTGGTTCTAGGATGTTGGGTCCAGAAGATGATTACAGGGAGGTGGATGAGAGGCTTTCGGCATTATTCCCATACAATATCGAGATAAAACCACCCGAAGATGAAAATAATCTTGATAGCTGGAAAGCCAAACTGGAAGAGGATATGAAGGTGCTTCAAGCTCAAGATAACAGAAACCACATTGCTGAGGTACTTGCGGCGAATGACCTTGAGTGCGATGATTTGGGTTCTATTTGTTACGCAGACACCATGATCTTAGGTAATTATATTGAAGAAATTGTGGTATCAGCAATCTCTTATCACCTGATGAACAATAAGGATCCAGAATATCGAAATGGCAAGCTTGTTATATCATCCAAGAG CTTGTCCCATGGACTGAATATATTCCAAGAAGGAAAAAGCTGTGGGAAAGATACATTAAAATTAGAGACAAATGCTGAATCTTCCAAG GAAAAAGAAGGTGAAGAGGCTGTAAGTGCGAAAACAGAACCAAAATCCGACGCAGCTGCCTCTGAAAGCAAAAGTGAGACTGAGAAGTCTCTTTCTGGTGTGAAGAAGGATGGAGAGAACCCACCAGCAGCAAAAGCACCT GAAGTTCCTCCTGATAATGAATTTGAGAAAAGAATAAGGCCTGAAGTTATACCTGCAAATGAGATTGGTGTGACATTTGCCGATATCGGTGCCATGGATGATATCAAAGAATCGCTTCAAGAGCTAGTCATGCTCCCCCTACGAAGGCCAGATCTCTTCAACGGGGGACTTCTCAAGCCTTGTAGAGGTATATTACTCTTTGGACCTCCCGGTACTGGAAAAACAATGCTTGCGAAGGCCATTGCAAATGAAGCTGGAGCAAGCTTCATTAATGTCTCGATGTCCACCATCACATCAAAATGGTTTGGAGAAGATGAAAAGAATGTGAGAGCTTTATTTACGCTAGCAGCAAAGGTCGCACCAACTATTATTTTTGTGGATGAGGTTGATAGCATGCTGGGGCAAAGGACTAGGGTTGGGGAGCATGAGGCTATGCGGAAAATCAAGAATGAGTTCATGACACATTGGGATGGTCTATTGACCAAAGCTGGTGAGCGAATTCTTGTCCTTGCTGCAACCAACAGGCCATTTGACCTCGATGAAGCAATAATTAGGCGTTTCGAGCGCAG AATTATGGTTGGCCTTCCATCCATTGAGAGTAGGGAAATAATTTTGAGAACTTTACTGGCGAAAGAGAAAGTTGAAGATCTCGACTTCAAGGAGCTTGCAACCATGACAGAAGGATACAGTGGAAGTGATCTCAag AACTTGTGCATAACAGCGGCTTATCGACCTGTTAGGGAGTTGATAAAGCAAGAGAGGTTGAAAGATCAG GAGAGGAAGAGGCGTGAAGAGGCAAGCAAGAACTCAGAAGGTGCTTCAGATACAAAAGACGAGAATGAGGAAGAAGGAGTAACTGCTTTGAGGCCTTTAAACATGGAAGATATGAGACAAGCAAAGAATCAG GTTGCTGCCAGCTTTGCTTCGGAAGGATCAGTAATGGCGGAGCTAAAGCAATGGAACGATTTATACGGAGAAGGCGGTTCAAGGAAGAAGGAACAGTTAACTTACTTCCTTTAG
- the LOC121224379 gene encoding reticulon-like protein B2, translated as MADHKESKMEELAHKIHSKISSPSSSSDSDEDKRSHARAVALKAKVYRLFGREKPLHQVLGAGKPADILLWRNKKLSGGVLGGVTSLWFLFEMLDYHLITLICHLMILALSVLFLWSNASNFINNSPPTIPEVVIPEKCLLKAASCFTFEINRTLDIVRTIATGKDLKTFLGAIAGLWFLSILGSCFHFLTMVYIVFILLYTVPVFYEKYEDKVDAFSEKMIIELKKQFAVLEKKVLSSINKEKKKD; from the exons ATGGCGGACCACAAAGAGTCGAAAATGGAGGAGCTGGCCCACAAGATCCACAGCAAGATCTCCTCGCCGTCATCCTCCTCCGATTCCGACGAAGATAAGCGCTCTCACGCTCGCGCTGTCGCTCTCAAGGCCAAAGTTTATCGTCTCTTCGGCAGAGAAAAGCCTCTTCACCAAGTCTTAGGCGCCGGAAAAC CTGCTGATATCCTTCTATGGAGGAACAAGAAACTTTCCGGAGGCGTGCTTGGTGGTGTAACATCTCTCTGGTTTCTCTTTGAAATGCTTGATTACCATTTAATCACTCTGATTTGTCACTTAATGATACTCGCATTATCGGTCCTTTTCCTATGGTCCAATGCGTCTAATTTCATCAACAA TTCTCCACCAACCATTCCAGAAGTTGTAATCCCTGAAAAGTGTCTCCTTAAAGCTGCATCTTGCTTTACGTTTGAAATTAACCGAACTCTTGATATTGTACGGACCATTGCAACCGGCAAAGATTTGAAGACGTTTCTTGGT GCTATTGCTGGACTATGGTTTCTGTCAATTCTGGGTAGCTGTTTTCACTTCTTGACGATGGTCTACATAG TATTTATTCTTCTATACACTGTGCCGGTATTTTATGAGAAGTACGAGGACAAAGTGGATGCATTTTCTGAGAAAATGATAATAGAGCTTAAGAAGCAGTTTGCAGTGCTTGAGAAGAAGGTTCTGAGTAGTATCaataaagagaagaagaaagattag
- the LOC107944756 gene encoding putative cell division cycle ATPase isoform X1 — translation MEQKGILLSALSVGVGIGVGLGLASGQTVSKWAGNNTIADDGITGEQIEQELMRQVIDGKLSKVSFDDFPYYLSERTRALLTSTAYVQLKHSDVSRHTRNLSPVSKAILLSGPAELYQQMLAKALAHYFESKLLLLDITDFSLKMQSKYGCTKKEFALKRSISEMTLERMNGLFGSFSLLSPREETNGTLRRPGSAIDIKSRAVEVSNNHPKLHRNFSAASDMSSISSASVTNPVHKRTSSWCFDQKLFLQSLYKVLVSVSETGSIILYLRDVEKLLLQSERLYNLFQKLLNKLPHSVLILGSRMLGPEDDYREVDERLSALFPYNIEIKPPEDENNLDSWKAKLEEDMKVLQAQDNRNHIAEVLAANDLECDDLGSICYADTMILGNYIEEIVVSAISYHLMNNKDPEYRNGKLVISSKSLSHGLNIFQEGKSCGKDTLKLETNAESSKEKEGEEAVSAKTEPKSDAAASESKSETEKSLSGVKKDGENPPAAKAPEVPPDNEFEKRIRPEVIPANEIGVTFADIGAMDDIKESLQELVMLPLRRPDLFNGGLLKPCRGILLFGPPGTGKTMLAKAIANEAGASFINVSMSTITSKWFGEDEKNVRALFTLAAKVAPTIIFVDEVDSMLGQRTRVGEHEAMRKIKNEFMTHWDGLLTKAGERILVLAATNRPFDLDEAIIRRFERRIMVGLPSIESREIILRTLLAKEKVEDLDFKELATMTEGYSGSDLKNLCITAAYRPVRELIKQERLKDQERKRREEASKNSEGASDTKDENEEEGVTALRPLNMEDMRQAKNQVAASFASEGSVMAELKQWNDLYGEGGSRKKEQLTYFL, via the exons ATGGAACAAAAGGGGATATTGTTGTCAGCTTTGAGTGTTGGGGTTGGTATTGGTGTTGGCCTTGGATTGGCTTCAGGGCAAACTGTAAGCAAATGGGCTGGGAACAACACCATTGCAGATGATGGTATTACAGGGGAGCAGATTGAGCAAGAACTTATGAGACAAGTTATAGATGGAAAGCTTAGCAAGGTTTCCTTTGATGATTTTCCTTATTACCTTAG TGAAAGAACTCGGGCGTTATTGACTAGTACTGCATATGTGCAATTAAAACACAGTGATGTCTCTAGGCACACGCGGAACCTTTCTCCTGTCAGCAAAGCTATTTTGCTCTCAGGACCTGCTG AGCTTTACCAGCAAATGCTTGCCAAGGCTTTGGCACATTACTTTGAATCAAAGCTACTGCTTTTGGACATTACTGATTTTTCTCTTAAG ATGCAGAGCAAATACGGTTGTACCAAGAAAGAATTt GCTTTGAAGAGGTCCATCTCAGAGATGACTCTAGAGCGAATGAACGGCTTGTTTGGTTCCTTTTCGCTCCTATCGCCAAGAGAAGAAACAAATG GTACATTACGTCGACCTGGTAGCGCTATTGATATTAAGTCCAG GGCTGTGGAAGTTTCAAACAATCATCCAAAACTCCATAGAAATTTCTCTGCAGCATCTGATATGAGTAGCATCTCTTCGGCTTCTGTCACAAATCCAG TGCACAAGCGCACTAGCAGTTGGTGCTTCGATCAGAAACTCTTTCTGCAGTCACTTTACAAG GTTCTGGTTTCAGTATCAGAAACTGGCTCCATCATCTTATACCTGAGGGATGTTGAGAAGCTCCTCCTCCAATCAGAACGATTATATAATCTGTTTCAAAAGTTGTTGAACAAACTTCCACATTCAGTGCTGATACTTGGTTCTAGGATGTTGGGTCCAGAAGATGATTACAGGGAGGTGGATGAGAGGCTTTCGGCATTATTCCCATACAATATCGAGATAAAACCACCCGAAGATGAAAATAATCTTGATAGCTGGAAAGCCAAACTGGAAGAGGATATGAAGGTGCTTCAAGCTCAAGATAACAGAAACCACATTGCTGAGGTACTTGCGGCGAATGACCTTGAGTGCGATGATTTGGGTTCTATTTGTTACGCAGACACCATGATCTTAGGTAATTATATTGAAGAAATTGTGGTATCAGCAATCTCTTATCACCTGATGAACAATAAGGATCCAGAATATCGAAATGGCAAGCTTGTTATATCATCCAAGAG CTTGTCCCATGGACTGAATATATTCCAAGAAGGAAAAAGCTGTGGGAAAGATACATTAAAATTAGAGACAAATGCTGAATCTTCCAAG GAAAAAGAAGGTGAAGAGGCTGTAAGTGCGAAAACAGAACCAAAATCCGACGCAGCTGCCTCTGAAAGCAAAAGTGAGACTGAGAAGTCTCTTTCTGGTGTGAAGAAGGATGGAGAGAACCCACCAGCAGCAAAAGCACCT GAAGTTCCTCCTGATAATGAATTTGAGAAAAGAATAAGGCCTGAAGTTATACCTGCAAATGAGATTGGTGTGACATTTGCCGATATCGGTGCCATGGATGATATCAAAGAATCGCTTCAAGAGCTAGTCATGCTCCCCCTACGAAGGCCAGATCTCTTCAACGGGGGACTTCTCAAGCCTTGTAGAGGTATATTACTCTTTGGACCTCCCGGTACTGGAAAAACAATGCTTGCGAAGGCCATTGCAAATGAAGCTGGAGCAAGCTTCATTAATGTCTCGATGTCCACCATCACATCAAAATGGTTTGGAGAAGATGAAAAGAATGTGAGAGCTTTATTTACGCTAGCAGCAAAGGTCGCACCAACTATTATTTTTGTGGATGAGGTTGATAGCATGCTGGGGCAAAGGACTAGGGTTGGGGAGCATGAGGCTATGCGGAAAATCAAGAATGAGTTCATGACACATTGGGATGGTCTATTGACCAAAGCTGGTGAGCGAATTCTTGTCCTTGCTGCAACCAACAGGCCATTTGACCTCGATGAAGCAATAATTAGGCGTTTCGAGCGCAG AATTATGGTTGGCCTTCCATCCATTGAGAGTAGGGAAATAATTTTGAGAACTTTACTGGCGAAAGAGAAAGTTGAAGATCTCGACTTCAAGGAGCTTGCAACCATGACAGAAGGATACAGTGGAAGTGATCTCAag AACTTGTGCATAACAGCGGCTTATCGACCTGTTAGGGAGTTGATAAAGCAAGAGAGGTTGAAAGATCAG GAGAGGAAGAGGCGTGAAGAGGCAAGCAAGAACTCAGAAGGTGCTTCAGATACAAAAGACGAGAATGAGGAAGAAGGAGTAACTGCTTTGAGGCCTTTAAACATGGAAGATATGAGACAAGCAAAGAATCAG GTTGCTGCCAGCTTTGCTTCGGAAGGATCAGTAATGGCGGAGCTAAAGCAATGGAACGATTTATACGGAGAAGGCGGTTCAAGGAAGAAGGAACAGTTAACTTACTTCCTTTAG
- the LOC121224377 gene encoding G-type lectin S-receptor-like serine/threonine-protein kinase At5g24080 produces the protein MAITCVLLFFVVLVGLSGDCIAGQIGLGSRLLASDQGPPWVSDNGTFAFGFTPSETRDRFLLGIWFADLPGDRTMVWSANRNSLVTKDALVELDTTGNLVLIDGDITVWTSNTSGSRVEFAVMSESGNFILYTANNHLAWQSFAYPTDTLLPNQALTVSLELTSSKSPSHGGYYGLKMLQQPTSLTLALTYNLPHSIDDSPEGYTNYSYWASPDISNVTGDVVAVLDEAGSFGVVYGQSSNGAIYVYKNDGDYDGLSSATNKSNVRLLVLRRLIIETNGNLRLYRWDNDVNGSRQWVPEWAAVSNPCDIPGICGNGICNLDRSKTNASCTCFPGTSKVNGAAGESYCSRNSSVTENCDRRNKNRTSDFKIATVQQTNYYFSYASVLANYSDIATVSRCGDACLLDCDCVASVYGLDDEKPYCWILKSLDYGGFEDPGSTLFVKVRSNVSLEPGGDTGGSGSGDASNVHEKVLVIPIVLAMGVLIGLLCLLLYYNVHRKRYLKRSIESSLILEGAPLHFSYRDLQLRTSNFSQLLGTGGFGSVYKGSLSDGTLIAVKKLDRVFPHGQKEFITEVNTIGSMHHMNLVRLCGYCSEGSHRLLVYEFMKNGSLDKWIFPSYQCRDRLLYWPTRFHIAVATAQGIAYFHEQCRNRIIHCDIKPENILLDENFCPKVSDFGLAKLMGREHSHVVTMVRGTRGYLAPEWVSNRPITVKADVYSYGMLLLEILGGRRNLDMSYDAEDFFYPGWAYKEMTNGTPLKAVDKRLGGAVDEEELTRALKVAFWCIQDEVSMRPSTGEVVKMLEGSMDIGAPPMPQTVLELVEEGLEQVYRAMKRDFNQSSSFTMTTCTGTSSRATCSYSTMSPR, from the exons ATGGCTATTACTTGTGTGCTGTTGTTTTTCGTGGTTTTGGTTGGATTGTCGGGGGACTGCATTGCTGGCCAAATTGGTTTAGGTTCAAGGTTGCTGGCTAGTGACCAAGGACCACCTTGGGTTTCCGATAATGGAACCTTTGCTTTTGGTTTCACCCCGTCGGAGACTCGTGACCGGTTTCTGCTAGGAATTTGGTTTGCCGACCTTCCTGGAGACAGAACCATGGTCTGGTCTGCTAATAG GAACTCTCTAGTCACGAAAGATGCACTCGTGGAGCTAGACACCACCGGAAACCTCGTACTCATCGACGGGGACATTACCGTTTGGACGTCGAACACGTCGGGAAGCCGAGTTGAGTTCGCTGTCATGTCGGAATCCGGCAATTTCATTCTTTATACTGCTAACAACCACCTTGCATGGCAGAGTTTTGCGTATCCGACCGATACGCTTCTACCTAACCAAGCCTTGACAgtgtcacttgaattaacatCATCGAAATCGCCGTCTCACGGTGGTTATTATGGACTCAAGATGCTTCAACAGCCTACTTCGTTAACCCTTGCCTTAACATACAACCTGCCTCACTCTATTGATGATTCCCCTGAAGGTTACACAAACTACTCCTATTGGGCTTCGCCGGATATATCCAATGTTACCGGCGATGTCGTTGCGGTGTTAGATGAAGCGGGAAGCTTCGGAGTTGTGTATGGACAATCATCAAATGGTGCAATTTATGTGTACAAGAATGATGGAGACTATGACGGTTTATCTTCGGCTACGAATAAATCGAATGTACGATTATTGGTCCTAAGGAGGTTGATCATCGAGACTAATGGCAATCTACGTTTGTATAGATGGGATAACGATGTTAATGGTTCACGTCAATGGGTGCCTGAATGGGCGGCAGTCTCGAACCCTTGTGACATTCCCGGCATATGTGGCAATGGAATATGTAATTTGGATAGAAGCAAGACAAATGCTTCTTGTACATGCTTCCCCGGTACTTCTAAGGTAAACGGTGCAGCCGGTGAATCCTATTGTTCGCGGAACTCATCAGTGACCGAAAACTGCGATCGTAGGAACAAAAACCGGACTTCGGACTTTAAGATTGCAACGGTACAACAAACCAACTACTACTTCTCTTACGCTTCGGTGTTGGCTAATTACAGTGACATTGCCACGGTCTCGAGGTGTGGTGATGCTTGTTTATTAGATTGTGACTGCGTTGCATCGGTTTACGGGTTGGACGACGAGAAACCGTACTGCTGGATCCTGAAGAGCCTGGACTATGGAGGATTTGAGGACCCTGGTTCAACCCTGTTTGTGAAAGTCAGGTCCAATGTGTCATTGGAACCAGGTGGTGATACAGGAGGGTCTGGCTCTGGTGATGCTTCGAATGTTCACGAGAAGGTTTTGGTTATTCCAATTGTATTAGCCATGGGTGTCCTCATTGGCCTATTGTGTCTACTACTGTATTACAATGTTCATAGGAAAAGATATCTAAAAAGATCCATTGAAAGCTCTTTGATCTTGGAAGGGGCTCCGTTGCATTTCAGCTACCGCGATTTGCAGCTTCGTACTAGCAATTTTTCTCAGCTTCTCGGAACAG GAGGATTCGGAAGTGTATATAAAGGAAGCCTTTCGGATGGTACATTAATTGCCGTGAAGAAACTCGACCGTGTTTTCCCGCATGGACAAAAGGAGTTCATAACTGAAGTGAATACAATTGGATCTATGCATCATATGAACTTGGTTCGCCTGTGCGGTTACTGCTCCGAGGGTTCACACCG TCTTCTGGTttatgagttcatgaaaaatgGATCCTTGGACAAGTGGATATTTCCTTCCTATCAGTGCCGGGATAGGTTACTGTATTGGCCAACTCGGTTCCATATTGCTGTCGCGACTGCACAAGGGATTGCTTATTTTCATGAGCAATGCAGGAACCGAATAATACACTGTGACATCAAGCCGGAAAATATCCTTTTGGACGAGAACTTTTGCCCCAAAGTATCGGATTTCGGACTAGCTAAGTTGATGGGAAGAGAGCACTCACATGTTGTCACTATGGTAAGAGGTACTAGAGGGTATTTAGCACCGGAATGGGTTAGCAATCGTCCTATAACCGTAAAGGCCGATGTTTACAGTTATGGAATGCTACTTTTGGAGATTCTCGGTGGCCGAAGAAACCTCGACATGTCTTACGATGCCGAAGACTTCTTTTACCCTGGATGGGCCTATAAG GAGATGACAAACGGAACGCCACTTAAAGCCGTGGATAAGCGACTAGGAGGTGCAGTCGACGAAGAAGAGTTGACGAGAGCACTGAAAGTTGCCTTTTGGTGCATACAAGATGAGGTCTCCATGAGACCTTCAACGGGGGAAGTGGTGAAAATGCTCGAAGGTTCGATGGATATCGGCGCACCGCCGATGCCTCAAACAGTTTTGGAACTGGTTGAGGAAGGGTTGGAACAGGTTTACAGAGCAATGAAAAGAGATTTTAATCAATCAAGCTCGTTTACAATGACTACCTGTACTGGTACATCATCTCGGGCTACCTGCAGTTACTCTACAATGTCACCTAGATGA
- the LOC121224378 gene encoding F-box protein At5g52880 isoform X1: MSNRTERYQKLCLEESLSRIYQYPIACKELSFILRGAYANLPKPLQSLVFQHTLTAIRLLPEMQTGSAVAAAHFLLQSAEAAFPKQKKSLVVTEFKQAKVAHKRRSKAHREEKGPSQLPQDVLVHIFCLLDLQSLISAGLVCRSWTLAANDNHLWELQYTIFFGRSNNSSRTKTQWSGKSVNKDYTFWKENVITRTDIDWKETFKRAYGGTYSKKLMSSRGYCGYCDTIVWLKNLKCSNRQCDPKHENAQIKPISPHQIVDYLMDGYTSVISSSDSDSESDEEPVSRLWAYPKDIRRIEKKPLV; encoded by the exons ATGTCAAATCGAACAGAGAGATACCAAAAGCTATGCCTTGAAGAATCACTCTCAAGAATCTATCAATACCCAATTGCATGTAAAGAGTTGAGCTTTATTCTCAGAGGCGCATATGCTAATCTCCCCAAGCCTCTCCAATCCCTCGTCTTTCAGCATACCCTTACCGCCATTCGTCTCCTTCCCGA AATGCAGACCGGTAGCGCCGTTGCAGCAGCTCATTTCCTACTTCAGAGTGCAGAAGCTGCCTTTCCGAAACAGAAGAAGAGTTTGGTCGTTACGGAGTTTAAGCAAGCAAAGGTTGCTCATAAAAGACGCAGTAAAGCACACAGGGAAGAGAAAG GGCCATCTCAATTGCCTCAAGATGTTCTTGTTCACATATTCTGTTTACTCGATTTGCAATCGTTAATTTCTGCAGGCCTAGTCTGCAG GTCATGGACTTTAGCAGCAAATGATAACCATCTATGGGAATTGCAATATACGATATTCTTTGGCAGATCAAACAATTCTTCTAGAACTAAGACACAGTGGAGTGGTAAATCGGTAAACAAGGATTATACATTTTGGAAGGAGAATGTGATTACTCGAACTGATATTGATTGGAAAGAGACCTTTAAAAGAGCATATGGAG GCACTTATTCAAAGAAATTAATGTCCAGTAGGGGATATTGCGGGTATTGCGACACGATAGTTTGGCTCAAGAACTTGAAGTGCTCAAACAGACAGTGTGACCCGAAACATGAAAATGCACAGATTAAGCCTATTTCACCCCACCAG ATCGTCGACTACTTAATGGATGGTTATACATCAGTGATATCCTCTTCAGATAGCGATAGCGAGTCGGATGAAGAGCCCGTTTCCAGATTATGGGCATATCCGAAAGACATACGTAGAATCGAGAAAAAGCCTCTTGTTTAG
- the LOC107944858 gene encoding probable membrane-associated kinase regulator 6, translating to METSQPLSIESFSYSWLVNLKPSLDSVDSSLRASLDAYDEASFIEMDPRMPPSKRFFRNSQDFKFDFPISQTPLTLVHADELFSNGHVMPFFINPSKVEAYEVSGSTSSLPTTTSHAPDLMVPPCKTSHPSLTRCRRLSKRIFSKYLNFVRPLYRRILRGSKSSGRAESVDARVHSRKNWVYSTTTSPRISVAYSADEYRKSCDSESSIYEAVLHCKKSIGK from the exons ATGGAAACTTCACAACCCCTCTCCATTGAAAGCTTTTCATACAGTTGGTTAGTGAACCTAAAACCTTCTTTAGATAGTGTAGACAGCTCCCTTAGAGCTTCACTTGATGCATATGATGAAGCTTCCTTCATTGAAATGGACCCGAGGATGCCACCTTCCAAGAGGTTCTTCAGAAATTCTCAGGATTTTAAGTTTGATTTTCCCATTTCACAAACTCCCCTCACCCTTGTTCATGCCGATGAGCTCTTTTCCAATGGCCATGTCATGCCTTTTTTCATTAACCCTTCGAAGGTGGAGGCATACGAAGTCTCCGGTTCGACTTCATCCCTGCCTACTACCACTTCACATGCACCAGATCTCATGGTTCCGCCATGTAAAACGAGTCACCCTTCTTTGACAAGGTGTCGAAGATTGTCCAAGCGGATATTTTCCAAATACTTGAACTTTGTTAGGCCATTATATAGAAGGATATTAAGAGGAAGCAAGTCAAGTGGTAGAGCTGAAAGTGTTGATGCAAGAGTTCATTCAAGGAAGAACTGGGTGTATTCGACCACAACATCTCCTAGAATCAGCGTCGCATACTCCGCCGACGAGTACCGAAAATCATGTGATTCTGAAAGCTCGATATATGAGGCAGTTCTCCATTGCAAAAAATCAATCG GAAAATGA